In Mytilus edulis chromosome 6, xbMytEdul2.2, whole genome shotgun sequence, the following proteins share a genomic window:
- the LOC139526894 gene encoding uncharacterized protein, with amino-acid sequence MSADKVTDASKVKALVNAMHKQGIRLLAMDFDQTLISIHSGGRWKETIENLVKEVRPCMKDLIPACLEKGIYVAIVTYSAQSWLIKDLMKNLYDRDASKVVVRGNTADFLERNNYEINGKEAHIADVLTCLYKNRHEIIKPNQVILFDDDTDNTNEAKKFGHWAVEVKEDISYDTFTEISAMFQSKSSK; translated from the exons ATGTCAGCTGACAAAGTAACAGACGCAAGCAAGGTCAAAGCACTGGTCAACGCCATGCACAAACAGGGCATTCGTCTTCTGGCGATGGATTTCGATCAGACATTGATATCTATTCACTCTGGTGGTCGATGGAAAGAAACAATTGAAAATCTAGTCAAAGAGGTCCGACCCTGCATGAAAGATTTGATTCCTGCTTGCCTTGAAAAAGGGATTTACGTTGCCATTGTTACCTACTCGGCACAGTCTTGGTTAATTAAAGAtctgatgaaaaatttatatgaTAG AGATGCATCAAAAGTAGTAGTGAGAGGGAACACAGCCGACTTTTTGGAGAGgaataattatgaaataaatgGAAAAGAGGCTCATATTGCTGATGTGCTTACTTGTTTGTACAAAAATAGACACGAAATTATTAAGCCAAATCAGGTCATCCTGTTCGACGATGACACAGACAATACGAATGAAGCCAAAAAATTCGGACACTGGGCAGTGGAAGTGAAAGAAGACATTTCTTACGACACCTTCACGGAAATATCAGCAATGTTTCAATCTAAAAGCTCAAAGTAA